A window of Solanum stenotomum isolate F172 chromosome 3, ASM1918654v1, whole genome shotgun sequence contains these coding sequences:
- the LOC125859066 gene encoding uncharacterized protein LOC125859066, with product MTDNDEFNVAANIMIPIENPEGSRNMTDIQNEEKMAHMQQELEILREELCQVRDLTKLSATTFPTFKMPIYFPKDDLPADLPNQPEQTQHALAHGRVPPASLTPVRTIPDLPNCDPTIPTMQKLLGAQVAAPYEPHVPPVYATGAPTFQRHLPLISHMRSINMQKWRKMLDINVSLGYKSPKFDMYDGKGDPHAYLRVYCDKLVGVGRNKKQRMMLFIRSLFGEALTWYTRQDPRKWRDWQEMDDDFMNHFRFNTEITAERFLLNNIQKKPFENFQEYA from the exons ATGACTGATAATGACGAGTTCAACGTTGCTGCAAACATAATGATACCTATTGAGAACCCCGAAGGTTCTCGAAACATGACAGACATccaaaatgaagagaaaatggCTCACATGCAGCAAGAACTCGAGATCTTGAGGGAAGAATTATGCCAAGTGCGAGACTTGACCAAACTGTCGGCTACCACTTTCCCTACTTTCAAGATGCCTATCTACTTCCCAAAGGATGATCTGCCTGCCGACTTGCCAAATCAGCCAGAACAAACACAACATGCTCTCGCACACGGTCGAGTTCCACCAGCTTCTCTAACCCCAGTCAGGACCATTCCTGACCTCCCTAATTGCGACCCTACCATACCTACAATGCAGAAGTTACTTGGGGCACAAGTCGCCGCTCCCTACGAGCCACATGTTCCACCAGTATATGCCACTGGAGCTCCTACCTTCCAACGCCACCTGCCGTTAATATCCCATATGAGGTCGATCAATATGCAAAAATGGAGAAAGATGCTTG ATATTAACGTGTCGCTAGGGTACAAATCACCGAAGTTTGACATGTATGATGGAAAAGGTGACCCTCACGCATATTTAAGGGTGTACTGTGACAAATTAGTCGGTGTAGGAAGAAATAAGAAGCAAAGGATGATGTTGTTCATCCGGAGTCTATTTGGAGAAGCATTGACCTGGTATACGCGCCAGGACCCTCGCAAATGGCGTGACTGGCAGGAAATGGATGACGACTTCATGAATCATTTCAGATTCAATACTGAAATTACAGCCGAAAGATTCTTATTGAACAACATACAAAAGAAGCCATTTGAGAATTTCCAGGAGTACGCATGA